In Aeromicrobium sp. A1-2, the DNA window CCCGAGCTCGAGGCGACCGACGCCGCCCGACGGGCGGCCCGCTTCATCTTGGTCCAGCCGCCGGTCCCGCTCACACTGCGAGCGCCGTATGGGCTGCTGTCCGCTGCGGGGGTCGCGATGATGCCCCGCTGGACGCGGTGGCCGCTGCGGCTGCCCTGGCTGCCGATCGTCGAGGCCACCGCGGTCCGCGCGAGTGGTGCCTTGATCACCAGCGCGATCCGCTGGGCGATCGGATCGGCGCCACCTATGCCGGATCACGCCTGACCGTGTGAGCCCCGCACATCGGGGTACGCGGTAGCGAAGGAGTGATTCATCGTGAAGAAGTTGACCCTGCTCGCCGCAGCGGCAGCCGGCTACGTCCTCGGCTCTCGCGCGGGACGCGAGAGGTACGACCAGATCAAGGCCCAGGCCACGAAGGCCTGGAACAATCCCACGGTGCAGAGCGCCGTCGACGACGTGCAGGCTCAGGCGAAGCAAGCAGGCGCCGACGCCGGGAGCAAGGTCGGGCACAAGGTCGCCGGTGCAGCGAGCGATGCCAAGGCCAAGGTCGCCGACCGGCTGTCCGGCGCCGACGCAGATCCGGCGTCAGACACGTACCGACCAGATGACGAGGTCGTCGGTCCGCCGCCCGCCCCCGGCGGGTCCCGCATTGCCGACGCGGCCCGGGAAGGGACCTCGTGACGCGCTCTGATCAGTCCGAGGCGTCCACCGGCCTGCTCATCGCCCAGGCCACCGAGGACATCTCCACCCTGATCCGCGACGAGATGCAGCTGGCCAAGCGTGATCTGGCGCAGAGCGGGAAGCGTCTGGGGACCGGGCTTGGCCTGTTCGGCGT includes these proteins:
- a CDS encoding YtxH domain-containing protein, which codes for MKKLTLLAAAAAGYVLGSRAGRERYDQIKAQATKAWNNPTVQSAVDDVQAQAKQAGADAGSKVGHKVAGAASDAKAKVADRLSGADADPASDTYRPDDEVVGPPPAPGGSRIADAAREGTS